GGGTGGAGTTGCTTAGCTTCACCGGGAGGGAGAGAAGCAGCGTGATGGACGACATGACTCCGATGCTCGCCCGCCACTGGCTTGTGCGCGCGCGAGGGCGTGTGTGAGTGTCCGAGTGAGCTAGCCTAGCAGTGAGGCGTGGCAGCCAAACGTCTGCGGCTCAAATAATAAAGCGAAACGCGCTGGGTGAGCTGAGGCAAGCCTGGGGGCTCGCTgccaccgctgctgctgctgcctagcAGAACGTGGGAAGCGTGTTTACTCGGGGCGCGCCGACCCGAAACGGCGCCGAGAACGTGGCCCTGCGCCCGCGCCGCGGCAGCGGCCATATCCGGCACGGCAGAGAGCGACGGGGAGACGCCGTACCGCGCGTTATGTCTCTGGCTGTTGTGAATtcagttgggggggggggggggggggggggggtccgcgCGCGCGGCCGCGAATTAATCCGCCGCGGCGCGCGCTgtgcctgcaggctgcagccgcTGCGGAAACGCTCGTGCACGTCGCGCTCGCGGCGCAGCAGCTGGGCTAGCGTGCACGCAGCAGTCGCGCGCGCGGCCAGGGTACAGGAGAGGAGGGAAGGTGCTTGTAACTGCATGCATCACCAGTTGATGCATCGAGCAACAGCCGCACGGCATGTAGGAACCGTTCCAACTTGCAAGCGAGACACTGCCGAAACTCGTTCCTGACAACCAGAGTTGCAGCGCAATATTTGTTTCATGGCAAAAATTTAAAGACTTGCATAGGTAATCAAGTTCAACTACAGGCTTGCTTAGACAATCCAATTAAAGCTCGACCGGTCGCAAAGTCTCTCTACCCAGATCTTCATCGACGATCGATCAGTTCAACTAGAGGCGCGACTAGCTCGAGGATGGACAGCTCGTGCATGGGCGCTGGCGGCCACCACTGGAGCAGGCGGGTCGAGTAAGGATGGCAGTGGGTCGGATTCGATtcggatatccgcgggtttcgagTCCAgcagttttggttttggttttgggGACAGTTTTGCACCTACGGATTCAAGGTGGATTACCGTTTTCACGCGTGGAGCACCATCGGGGTCCGACAGAATAGAGCCCACTAACAGCCCATCTGGTAACCCTAGGTATATAACTCTCACGGCCTTACCTCACGCTCGACCGCTCGCTCACCCCGGTTACAGACTCACCAGATCCGTATGTCGGCATGCTGGCGCTTGTGTTTCCTCGGCCGCTTGCTCACCCTGGCCACGGACTCACCAGATCCGCTATCGGCATGCTGGCGCTTGTGTTTTCTCGGCCGCTCATTCACGGCCTCACCTCACGCTCGGCCTCACCACCCGCCACCGCGCAAACAATAGCTGCAGGTTTCGGAGCCTGCCACCACCTGTACACCCACTGGCCACAGTAAGCAGACGAGCAGGGGCCGGCGTGCCCAGTCGCTAGAGGCGTTGTGGTGCACGCGCGCTCAGCCGGAGCAGGTGCGGGCAAGACGCAGGCAGCGGTGCGACGCCCCAGGCCCTAGTACGAGTCCCGTAAGGACCACGATGTAGGCGGAGGCGGACTCTAAGGGCGGCAGCAACGCAGTGTATAAGGGATTTGTTGTAATGTTTTTGGATTTTGGATAATCCGTCGTGTTTCGATTTGAAATATGGATTCGGGACGGATTTGGGTTTTCAATTCGGGTTTTGATTTTAGCCGTCCAGAGACCCCACCCGATCCGAATCCGTCCCATTGCCATCCTTACTGTCGAGCCGGCAATCATGGCTGGGCAGATGTGGGAAGTGCAACAATCGTGGTGCCGGTGCCGACAGCCACGGCGAGGTCGTTCCGCGGCGTATTGGCGGCCGGGAACCCAGCCACGACGTCGCCCGTGAGCGCGTCGTAGGCGGTGATCGGCCGGCTGTGGGAGGCCCCGCCAGGAGGAGTTCGTCACCGCCCCGCTGCGAGGAGAACGCCGTGGCGTAAGCGGTGGTTTTGGGCAACAAGTAATTAACGAAATGTCAATTTATTGATGGGCTTATACAACAGGCCTCAATAAAGCACTCGCATATGGGCCTCCATGGAGAGAAAGCCGGCCTAATTTTAACCTTCGCATTATCTCGTCGCTGCATTTCTATCGTCACCACCACGCTTTCCTTTCGTTAACCCCTCGTCGGCTCGTTGCTTCCTCCCTACACTCTAGCCGCGCCAACGCCCCAAATCCCAAGCATATGGAGGGGGTAGCCACCGCCGTCTCGCTGTTCCGCCCACGCGCTTCCGCATGCCTCACCATTGTCCTCGCCGAGAATTCCGGCAACGCCCGCAGGAGCCCTGGTTCCGGCGGTAATCCAGATTCCCGTAAATTGTTCGTTGTTTGGTTAACTACGAGCGCTCGTGTAGCCCTGTAGCTTGAGCATTGTTTTTTTGTTGGATTGTTTTCAAGGGAGGAGCAGGGTTTCGAGGCGTAGTCTGGAGATGTCTCCCAGCGGCGCAGGTAAAGGGGCAGTCGGAGTAACTGCTTAGATGTTCTGTACTTCTGTTTGGTGAGTTAATTTAGGACTGTCCGGGTTGCTTGTATGAATCGGCTTAAAGTTTTCTCCTTTTGTTGGAAGGGATGAGTAACGTACGGAGGCACGGTAGCAGGGAGGCGGAGGCTGCAGCTCGATCAGGTAAAAAGTACTAACGATCACCATGTATTTGCTTGGCTGGTTAACCGATTATGAAATGTTAGAGTTAGATATGTGAAGTGTGGTAGTAAACAATTAGGATCAAATTTCTAAGCCTGTGCTTATCCAGTGCAATCTTCACCCATTTAGTGATGCAGTATTATTCCAATTTCTTTGCTGTGTCCACTGAAGCACTGATGCATTTCCTTCAGTGACTAATTACTGCACCCGGAATGCGTGTAAATTATTTTACAAATATTTGTTCCGTAATATAGAATTCTTTCATGATAGTGATGGATATGCTTCTAGCTTGCTACCGTTGTTATTGACTGTTGAGTTTGACTGCCTTTGGACTTCTCTTGTGGTAACAGTAAGGTCAATTACCATCTTAAGCCTGCTACTTGTTCTCGTATCATTTGAAACATCTTGTAATTTGTCCCACTGTTTAACCAACGAGTTCATGTTGCTGGAGTTAAAGAGCATGTCTTTTTGGGACTGCTGGAGCAAGACCTTGTTAATTCTTGTGCTGCAAACTCCTGCAGCATCAGTGCCCattgaaatgttttttttttttgggttttaTAGTGCTTGGTGATGTGTTTTGCTATTGACTTGTTGGGAAACAAGGGAAGACACCTGTTCTCGGAAAGGATATTATTACCTGTGCTAAAAAGAGGGTTTACCGAGCTTAATGTCAATGTGATTCTAGCTACCAATCAAAATCTCTGATTTTTTTTAGGAATCACTAGAGTTCCAAACCTTGGTCCTGCAGTTTTTACTAAAAGGGCAGGTAAAGAGTTCTTTTCAATAACTATACCTTAGTTGCTCACTTTTATATtttgatatatattttttcttcttAGGGATGAGTAAGGATACATTTATTAATTTGGGCGTCTCTCATCACAGAGCGGGTAAAAAGTTATAGTTAAAGTTCTCAAATTTTGCTATTCATATATAGTTTTCTTCATAAAAATTTTGGCGATGATAATAATTTAGAGGGGCTTTGTTTAGTCATTTATGTTATCTGTGTCCTCGAAGCAGTTGCAGTGGTGAGGTTGCTAAGAATCGAGAAGGGGAAAGCATTTGTAGACCTTTTGAATGAGAGAGCAAATGATTCTGGAGAGAAAGAGATAGGATATGTGGAGAGGACACTAGGTTTCAGCACACGCTATTTGGAGGACAGGGATATAAGACTGGTAAAAGTTATATATTGCACATGGTGAATTGGTGGTTCTATTTGCAAATTTCTATTTATTCAAAAGGCATACACTATAAGACTAATAAAAGTTACATATAGCACATACTTATTTGTGTTTCTGTTGTCTGATTTCAATTTATCCCAAAAAGCATAGACTTTTGGGTTATTGCTGGGACTCTTGAATTATTTATCTTCAACAACAAACTACAAGGCTacaagccttttagtcccaaacaAAAAACAAGTTTGTTGGAGTGGCAACCATATATCCCTTCAATATTCAATGAACATAGAGCCAACCATTTCTCAGTTCTTTTTGTTGTCTTCACTTACTACTACTAGCATGTATAAGGTGTCGTACTGTGATGACAGACATGTTTGTGTGAATGGCTATTAAGTAGTAACTATGTTTCAAGGTTTGTATATGCCTGTACGAATGGGCTCAAAGCTTCTGTTTCATTttcttatacttacattattaggTTACCGCCATTGTTGCTGGAACTGTGCGTTGGAAACGCTACCTTGATTATCTAATCATGTCGCTATGCAGTGAGGTGAAGGTTTTCAGGGAGATGGAGCCACTGCTCCTGCAGGTCTCTCTTAGTCTCCTATTCTCCTTAAagcatatatattttttcttggaTACTCATCATAGTAGTTAACTCCACTCTTGTAAAACCTTAGAAGGCTAGCGCTTTGTGATTTCAGATATTGAGAATTGGCTTTTTTGAAATTCTCAAGCTTGATGTACCTGCTTATGCTGCCGTTAATGAGGTACGttgatttttctttctttctttcctttttcctTCTCCGATGCTTTGAAATTAAGTTAGCTATTTGTGTGGTTTATACTCTTATTTGAACAAATCGTTAGCTTCTGTTTTCAGTTTGAGAGCTTTACATTCTGTTTTGTGTAAGTTCCACAGCACAGATGTGACATGGAGCTAACAATTCATTGATTTGTTCATGTCATGTTTATACCATAACAGAGAGTTTATTGTAAATTCTGTTGCTTTTTTGTGATAACTACATGTGATTAGCCAATTACCCAATTCTTGTGTTTTGTGTAAGTTCAACAGCACAAATATGACATTTAGCTAACAATTCATTGATTTATTCTTGTCATGTTTATACCCTAACAGCGAGCTTATGTTGCATTTTGGTGATAACTACATGTGATTAGCCAATTATTCACATTCTTTTGTGCCTGCACTCAAACATCAAATGGCAAATTTAGttgtttcttcaaaaaaaaaaaaaaaaattttagTTGTTTCACTTACCCCTGTGCCCAGTATCTATTATGTGTTCATGGATAATAATGATGAATGGTGAGAAGAATCTTTTCAAGTTCTTTGTGTCTTTTTTTGCACAACTTACATTTTTTATATTATGATCATACATATACTTTCAACATGACTCCaggaaaaaaatatataatgGTCATGTTCCTGTTTCAGTAATCTGAAATCAATTCACTTTGTACACTAATCATTGTTATTGGGATTTGAACCTTTTTATGTCCTTTCTTTGAGATACATATTGTATATTTGTCACTTATACTACTAATGTTAATGTTAAACTAGACAATCATGTATATGTATCATTGTTTTAGAAAAACTTATCTAACAATGTATCCTGCAAATCCAAATTTTAGAATGTAAGGCTTGCTAAAGTAGCTTTAAGGCCTGGTGCTGGGAATATGGTGAATGCAATTCTGCGTAAACTTGTATTGCTAAAGGTATGGACAGTAGACTTGATTTAGTCAGCCTGATCAACAGGATGGTGTTGCAACATGTTTTGTTTCTCTTCATAATACAGGAAACAGACTCTCTTCCTCTTCCAAAGATAGAAGGTGATGATCGAGCCCAAGCTCGTGCTGTTTCTATAATTTATTCTCATCCTGTTGTAAGTCTGCTCTTCTTTTAAGAATTTGTTATCTTCTTTTATATATCTAATTTTACTGTGTTCTTCCTTGATAGTCGTGTAGCAATCAGGGGCATTAGTGGCCAGGCTAGCAATCAGGGGCTACAAATTAGGAGAATTATTGTCTCCAGATGGTTAATGGCCTATTTATATCGTGTAATCAGTGTTGGATGAAGCAAGCAATAACAAACCAATTTCCTAATTTCTCTCCTCTCAATCTCACCCCCTTCACCAGCCATCCTCCTGGCAATGGTTATCCCCCAACCCCCAATGATCTAAGGATCATAAGGTTCATACCATCTGGTATCATGAGTCAGGGATCCTGGAGAAGTTCACCTGCTACCGTGCTCAAATGGAGAAGCCAGAGCATGAACACCTGGCGGCAGTACGCCTACAGGCAGTAGTACGTGGACTCCTAGCACGTCGGCGGGTGCAGTCTCTCCGTGGGGAGCAGCGTCTCGCTGTTATCTCCAGGGCCATCACGTGGCCATCATCGGAGGAGCGGGCAGCGGTGCGCCTGCAAGCAGCAGGGCGAGGTTTCCTTGTCCGGCGGATGGCGCGGAAGATGCGCATGCTGCTCAGCCCGTCGCTGCAGCAAATAGCAGCCTGCACGTTCGACCACTCGGGCTCGCCTATACGTCCTGCGGCTCCAGCCGAAGTAGAGATCTGGGTATGCGGTCTCCCGGTGTGGGGAACGACCATCGCAACCCAGCAGCAAGCACTGACGGCGGTGGCCGTCTCATTTGTTCTGGCACCCGCCTTGGTGCTGGACAGGTCCAGTGTACTAGTGGGCTGGTACATCCTCCACT
Above is a genomic segment from Miscanthus floridulus cultivar M001 chromosome 3, ASM1932011v1, whole genome shotgun sequence containing:
- the LOC136542908 gene encoding uncharacterized protein, with the translated sequence MEKPEHEHLAAVRLQAVVRGLLARRRVQSLRGEQRLAVISRAITWPSSEERAAVRLQAAGRGFLVRRMARKMRMLLSPSLQQIAACTFDHSGSPIRPAAPAEVEIWVCGLPVWGTTIATQQQALTAVAVSFVLAPALVLDRSSVLVGWYILHSSSHMKPAVGLLPWDPGRLSCSSNLFYILVLNNNGKTRCKRLNPRSRQVGLQQLKDELLVEGGEMSCG